Proteins encoded within one genomic window of Festucalex cinctus isolate MCC-2025b chromosome 18, RoL_Fcin_1.0, whole genome shotgun sequence:
- the rraga gene encoding ras-related GTP-binding protein A, producing the protein MSSSAMKKKVLLMGKSGSGKTSMRSIIFANYIARDTRRLGATIDVEHSHVRFLGNLVLNLWDCGGQDTFMENYFTSQRDNIFRNVEVLIYVFDVESRELEKDMHYYQSCLEAILQNSPDAKVFCLVHKMDLVQEDQRDLIFKEREEDLKRLSRPLACTCFRTSIWDETLYKAWSSIVYQLIPNVQQLETNLRNFAQIIEADEVLLFERATFLVISHYQCKEQRDAHRFEKISNIIKQFKLSCSKLAASFQSMEVRNSNFAAFIDVFTSNTYVMVIMSDPSIPSAATLINIRNARKHFEKLERVDGPKHSLHMRMR; encoded by the exons ATGTCCAGTTCAGCCATGAAGAAAAAG GTGTTATTGATGGGGAAAAGTGGGTCAGGAAAGACCAGTATGAGATCAATCATCTTTGCCAATTACATAGCTCGAGACACGCGTCGCCTTGGAGCAACGA ttgatgTGGAACACTCCCACGTGCGATTTCTTGGCAATCTTGTTCTAAACCTTTGGGATTGCGGAGG ACAAGACACTTTCATGGAGAACTACTTCACCAGCCAGAGGGACAACATCTTTAGGAATGTGGAAGTGCTTATTTACGTTTTCGACGTGGAGAGCCGCGAGCTGGAGAAAGACATGCATTACTACCAATCGTGTCTGGAAGCCATTTTGCAGAACTCCCCCGACGCTAAAGTTTTCTGCCTCGTGCACAAAATGGATCTGGTGCAGGAGGACCAGAGAGACTTG ATCTTTAAGGAGCGCGAGGAGGACTTAAAGAGACTGTCCCGACCTTTAGCTTGCACATGCTTCAGGACATCCATCTGGGATGAAACCCTGTACAAG GCGTGGTCCAGCATTGTGTACCAGCTTATCCCAAACGTCCAGCAACTTGAGACGAATCTGAGGAATTTTGCGCAGATTATCGAGGCAGATGAAGTCCTTCTGTTTGAGAGAGCCACTTTTCTG GTGATTTCTCACTACCAGTGCAAAGAGCAGCGCGATGCTCACCGCTTTGAGAAGATCAGCAACATTATCAAACAGTTCAAACTCAGCTGTAG taaACTGGCAGCCTCTTTCCAGAGCATGGAAGTGAGGAACTCCAACTTTGCGGCCTTCATTGATGTCTTCACCTCCAACACATACGTCATGGTCATCATGTCAGATCCGTCTATTC CCTCTGCAGCCACCCTCATCAATATCCGTAATGCTAGGAAACACTTTGAGAAGTTGGAACGAGTGGACGGACCCAAGCACAGCCTGCACATGAGAATGCGCTAG
- the pls3 gene encoding plastin-3 isoform X1: MSAFPAAKKSELVKILSPPQHPSFTNRLAGGDATAGRDKNSDSLCTRRGGDSTASWPLFGISGEPSSHLLPTDHPRVNRIIMSAKISREELEEIREIFGKIDLDHDGYINDFELTELLKETGHPQPGYKVRELIQQLDRNNDNKISFQEYITIVNNLKGCEVAKTFREAINRKEGILAIGGMSELSSEGTQHSFSEEERFAFAKWINSALENDPDCRHVLPMDPNTGSLFTSVADGILLCKMINHSVPDTIDERTINKKKLTPFTIQENLNLALNSASAIGCHVVNIGALDLKAGKPHLVLGLLWQIIKIGLFADIELSRNEALAALLREGETLEDLMKLSPEELLLRWANFHLENAGWPKINNFSSDIKDSRAYFHLLNQIAPKGNEEGQQAINISMLGFNERDNMKRAEAMLTQADQLGCRQFVTPADVVSGNPKLNLAFVANLFNKYPALKKPENQDINWNLLEGETREERTFRNWMNSLGVQPTVNHLYIDLQDGIIILQLYEKIDVDVDWINKVNRPPYPKLGTNMKKLENCNYAVDLGKTAKFSLVGIGGQDLNDGNATLTLALVWQVMRRYTFKLLDELGGGEKVNDDVIVSWVNKTLAQAGKTTKITSFKDKEISNSLAVLELIDAIKPGSVNFDLVKRGHLSCADKLENAKYAVSMARKIGACVYALPEDLVEVKPKMVMTVFACLMGRGMKRV; this comes from the exons TCCCACCTTTTGCCGACTGACCATCCTCGGGTCAATCGCATAATCATGTCTGCAAAGATATCAAGAGAGGAACTGGAGGAAATACGGGAGATATTTGGAAAGATTG ATCTGGACCATGATGGCTACATTAATGATTTTGAACTCACTGAACTCCTTAAAGAGACTGGCCATCCGCAGCCAGGTTATAAGGTCCGAGAACTCATCCAGCAGCTCGATcgcaacaatgacaacaagatCAGCTTCCAAGAGTACATTACG ATTGTCAACAATCTGAAGGGCTGTGAAGTTGCAAAAACCTTCCGCGAAGCCATCAACAGAAAAGAAGGCATCCTCGCCATTGGAGGCATGTCGGAACTGTCAAGTGAAGGAACACAACACTCCTTCTCTG AGGAGGAACGATTCGCTTTTGCAAAGTGGATCAACAGCGCTCTGGAAAATGACCCTGACTGTCGCCATGTCCTGCCCATGGATCCCAACACAGGCTCGCTGTTCACGTCTGTTGCCGACGGCATCTTACTCTG CAAAATGATCAACCATTCAGTGCCAGATACCATTGACGAGAGGACCATAAACAAGAAGAAGCTCACACCCTTTACAATAcag GAGAATCTTAACTTGGCGCTGAACTCCGCCTCTGCCATCGGCTGCCACGTCGTTAACATTGGCGCTTTAGACTTGAAGGCGGGGAAGCCCCACCTGGTGCTGGGCCTGCTCTGGCAGATCATCAAGATCGGTCTGTTTGCCGACATCGAGCTCAGCAGAAACGAAG CTTTGGCAGCTCTGCTGAGGGAAGGCGAGACCCTCGAAGACTTGATGAAGTTGTCTCCCGAAGAGCTGCTGCTCCGCTGGGCTAACTTCCATTTGGAGAACGCCGGCTGGCCGAAGATCAACAACTTCAGCTCTGACATCAAG GACTCCCGTGCCTACTTCCACCTCCTCAACCAGATCGCACCGAAGGGAAATGAGGAAGGCCAGCAGGCCATAAACATCAGCATGTTGGGCTTCAAC GAGCGAGACAACATGAAGAGGGCGGAAGCTATGCTGACACAGGCCGACCAGCTCGGCTGCCGACAGTTCGTCACCCCGGCTGACGTCGTGAGCGGCAACCCCAAACTTAATCTGGCCTTTGTGGCCAATCTGTTTAATAAATACCCTGCTCTGAAGAAACCTGAGAACCAGGACATTAACTGGAACCTTCTAGAGG GTGAAACCCGAGAGGAGCGTACCTTCCGAAACTGGATGAACTCCTTGGGCGTGCAACCAACCGTCAATCATCTCTACAT CGACCTGCAAGACGGCATCATCATCCTGCAGCTGTATGAGAAGATTGATGTCGATGTGGACTGGATCAACAAAGTGAACAGGCCTCCATACCCCAAGCTGGGAACCAACATGAAGAAG TTGGAGAATTGTAACTACGCCGTGGACCTCGGCAAAACCGCCAAGTTCTCCCTGGTGGGCATCGGCGGGCAGGACTTGAACGACGGCAACGCTACGCTGACTCTGGCGCTGGTGTGGCAGGTCATGAGAAG GTACACTTTTAAATTACTGGATGAACTGGGAGGCGGGGAGAAGGTCAACGATGACGTCATTGTCAGCTGGGTCAATAAAACATTAGCACAAGCTGGGAAGACGACCAAGATTACAAGCTTTAAG GACAAGGAGATCAGCAACAGTTTGGCAGTACTGGAGCTGATCGATGCGATAAAGCCAGGCAGCGTCAACTTCGACCTGGTGAAAAGAGGACACCTCTCTTGTGCCGACAAGCTGGAGAATgccaa ATATGCCGTTTCCATGGCGAGAAAGATCGGTGCATGTGTCTACGCCCTCCCCGAGGATCTTGTGGAGGTCAAGCCCAAAATGGTGATGACTGTCTTTGCATGCCTGATGGGTCGAGGGATGAAGCGAGTCTAA
- the pls3 gene encoding plastin-3 isoform X2: protein MSAKISREELEEIREIFGKIDLDHDGYINDFELTELLKETGHPQPGYKVRELIQQLDRNNDNKISFQEYITIVNNLKGCEVAKTFREAINRKEGILAIGGMSELSSEGTQHSFSEEERFAFAKWINSALENDPDCRHVLPMDPNTGSLFTSVADGILLCKMINHSVPDTIDERTINKKKLTPFTIQENLNLALNSASAIGCHVVNIGALDLKAGKPHLVLGLLWQIIKIGLFADIELSRNEALAALLREGETLEDLMKLSPEELLLRWANFHLENAGWPKINNFSSDIKDSRAYFHLLNQIAPKGNEEGQQAINISMLGFNERDNMKRAEAMLTQADQLGCRQFVTPADVVSGNPKLNLAFVANLFNKYPALKKPENQDINWNLLEGETREERTFRNWMNSLGVQPTVNHLYIDLQDGIIILQLYEKIDVDVDWINKVNRPPYPKLGTNMKKLENCNYAVDLGKTAKFSLVGIGGQDLNDGNATLTLALVWQVMRRYTFKLLDELGGGEKVNDDVIVSWVNKTLAQAGKTTKITSFKDKEISNSLAVLELIDAIKPGSVNFDLVKRGHLSCADKLENAKYAVSMARKIGACVYALPEDLVEVKPKMVMTVFACLMGRGMKRV from the exons ATGTCTGCAAAGATATCAAGAGAGGAACTGGAGGAAATACGGGAGATATTTGGAAAGATTG ATCTGGACCATGATGGCTACATTAATGATTTTGAACTCACTGAACTCCTTAAAGAGACTGGCCATCCGCAGCCAGGTTATAAGGTCCGAGAACTCATCCAGCAGCTCGATcgcaacaatgacaacaagatCAGCTTCCAAGAGTACATTACG ATTGTCAACAATCTGAAGGGCTGTGAAGTTGCAAAAACCTTCCGCGAAGCCATCAACAGAAAAGAAGGCATCCTCGCCATTGGAGGCATGTCGGAACTGTCAAGTGAAGGAACACAACACTCCTTCTCTG AGGAGGAACGATTCGCTTTTGCAAAGTGGATCAACAGCGCTCTGGAAAATGACCCTGACTGTCGCCATGTCCTGCCCATGGATCCCAACACAGGCTCGCTGTTCACGTCTGTTGCCGACGGCATCTTACTCTG CAAAATGATCAACCATTCAGTGCCAGATACCATTGACGAGAGGACCATAAACAAGAAGAAGCTCACACCCTTTACAATAcag GAGAATCTTAACTTGGCGCTGAACTCCGCCTCTGCCATCGGCTGCCACGTCGTTAACATTGGCGCTTTAGACTTGAAGGCGGGGAAGCCCCACCTGGTGCTGGGCCTGCTCTGGCAGATCATCAAGATCGGTCTGTTTGCCGACATCGAGCTCAGCAGAAACGAAG CTTTGGCAGCTCTGCTGAGGGAAGGCGAGACCCTCGAAGACTTGATGAAGTTGTCTCCCGAAGAGCTGCTGCTCCGCTGGGCTAACTTCCATTTGGAGAACGCCGGCTGGCCGAAGATCAACAACTTCAGCTCTGACATCAAG GACTCCCGTGCCTACTTCCACCTCCTCAACCAGATCGCACCGAAGGGAAATGAGGAAGGCCAGCAGGCCATAAACATCAGCATGTTGGGCTTCAAC GAGCGAGACAACATGAAGAGGGCGGAAGCTATGCTGACACAGGCCGACCAGCTCGGCTGCCGACAGTTCGTCACCCCGGCTGACGTCGTGAGCGGCAACCCCAAACTTAATCTGGCCTTTGTGGCCAATCTGTTTAATAAATACCCTGCTCTGAAGAAACCTGAGAACCAGGACATTAACTGGAACCTTCTAGAGG GTGAAACCCGAGAGGAGCGTACCTTCCGAAACTGGATGAACTCCTTGGGCGTGCAACCAACCGTCAATCATCTCTACAT CGACCTGCAAGACGGCATCATCATCCTGCAGCTGTATGAGAAGATTGATGTCGATGTGGACTGGATCAACAAAGTGAACAGGCCTCCATACCCCAAGCTGGGAACCAACATGAAGAAG TTGGAGAATTGTAACTACGCCGTGGACCTCGGCAAAACCGCCAAGTTCTCCCTGGTGGGCATCGGCGGGCAGGACTTGAACGACGGCAACGCTACGCTGACTCTGGCGCTGGTGTGGCAGGTCATGAGAAG GTACACTTTTAAATTACTGGATGAACTGGGAGGCGGGGAGAAGGTCAACGATGACGTCATTGTCAGCTGGGTCAATAAAACATTAGCACAAGCTGGGAAGACGACCAAGATTACAAGCTTTAAG GACAAGGAGATCAGCAACAGTTTGGCAGTACTGGAGCTGATCGATGCGATAAAGCCAGGCAGCGTCAACTTCGACCTGGTGAAAAGAGGACACCTCTCTTGTGCCGACAAGCTGGAGAATgccaa ATATGCCGTTTCCATGGCGAGAAAGATCGGTGCATGTGTCTACGCCCTCCCCGAGGATCTTGTGGAGGTCAAGCCCAAAATGGTGATGACTGTCTTTGCATGCCTGATGGGTCGAGGGATGAAGCGAGTCTAA
- the cnga2b gene encoding cyclic nucleotide gated channel subunit alpha 2b, which yields MKMTGHTPERNRSPHNLSVKASLEEEIERAESILSRVPSICDDTSSELQRVAALDPHGGNSRNSFERNGAVSRLVSLVVRLREWAHRSLIQEQERPDSFLERFRGPELRNAPSRASNMQTDANGNHAKGVLRKKWEVFVVSPSDDAYYRWLFVIAAAVLYNWFLVVARACFDRLQVANYICWLVLDYLADIVYIMDTCVRLRTGFLEQGLLVKDHTKLRDSYVRTLQFKLDVVSILPTDLAYFSTGIHTPQLRFNRLLRFPRMFEFFDRTETRTNYPNIFRICNLVLYILVIIHWNACIYYAISKSLGLGSDTWVFPNISKPEYSSLTRSYVYCLYWSTLTLTTIGEMPAPVRDEEYLFVVFDFLVGVLIFATIVGNVGSMIANMNATRAEFQARIDAIKHYMHFRKVSRELETRVIKWFDYLWTNKKAVDEQEVLKNLPNKLRAEIAINVHLETLKKVRIFQDCEAGLLVELVLKLRPQVFSPGDYICRKGDIGKEMYIIKEGKLAVVGDDGVTQYAVLIAGSCFGEISILNIKGSKMGNRRTANIRSLGYSDLFCLSKDDLMEAVTEYPDARTVLEERGREILIKEGMLEHNAESGGLQREDTEEKVERLESSLDCLQTRFSRLLCEYTHTQQRLKQRITLLERQMNQADCGADASRDVFADLEATDNDAQDRTSIRADDAPLGNSLVS from the exons ATGAAGATGACGGGTCACACTCCTGAAAGGAATCGGTCGCCCCACAACCTGTCAGTCAAGGCCAGCTTGGAGGAGGAGATTGAGAGAGCCGAGAGTATTCTGAGCAG GGTTCCATCCATCTGTGACGACACGTCCTCGGAGCTCCAACGGGTCGCTGCTCTCGACCCTCACGGCGGCAACTCCAGAAACTCTTTTGAAAGGAATGGAGCGGTCTCAAG ACTGGTGAGCCTGGTGGTGAGACTGCGGGAATGGGCTCACAGGAGCCTGATCCAGGAGCAGGAGAGACCCGACTCCTTCCTGGAGCGCTTCAGAGGCCCAGAGCTGCGAAACGCCCCCAGCCGCGCAAGCAACATGCAAACAGATGCCAATGGAAATCATGCCAAAGGGGTCCTTAG GAAAAAATGGGAAGTTTTTGTGGTGTCCCCATCTGACGACGCCTACTACCGCTGGTTATTCGTCATCGCTGCAGCGGTGCTCTACAACTGGTTCCTTGTTGTGGCGAG GGCATGTTTTGATAGGTTGCAGGTTGCTAATTACATCTGCTGGCTGGTGCTGGACTATCTCGCCGATATTGTGTACATCATGGACACCTGTGTACGGCTCCGCACAG GCTTCCTGGAACAAGGCCTCCTGGTGAAGGACCACACCAAGCTGAGGGACAGCTACGTACGCACGTTGCAATTCAAGCTGGACGTGGTGTCGATCCTGCCCACCGACCTGGCCTACTTCTCCACCGGCATCCACACGCCTCAACTGCGATTCAACCGCCTGCTGCGCTTCCCGCGGATGTTCGAGTTCTTCGACCGCACAGAGACGCGCACCAACTATCCCAACATCTTCCGCATTTGTAACTTGGTGCTCTACATCCTGGTCATCATTCACTGGAATGCCTGCATCTACTACGCGATATCCAAGTCTTTAGGCTTGGGCTCAGACACTTGGGTGTTCCCAAACATCTCCAAACCGGAGTATTCCTCTCTAACTCGAAGTTATGTCTACTGTCTGTACTGGTCCACTCTCACTCTCACCACTATCGGAGAGATGCCTGCACCGGTGCGAGACGAAGAGTATCTTTTTGTGGTTTTCGATTTCCTCGTCGGCGTCCTGATCTTCGCCACAATCGTGGGAAATGTCGGCTCCATGATAGCCAACATGAACGCCACCCGTGCCGAGTTCCAGGCTCGGATCGACGCCATCAAACATTACATGCACTTTCGCAAAGTCAGCAGGGAGCTGGAGACTCGCGTCATCAAGTGGTTCGACTACCTCTGGACCAACAAGAAAGCTGTGGACGAGCAGGAGGTGCTCAAGAACCTGCCCAACAAACTGCGAGCCGAGATCGCCATCAACGTCCACTTGGAGACCTTGAAGAAGGTTCGCATCTTTCAAGACTGTGAGGCGGGACTGCTGGTGGAGCTCGTGCTCAAACTGCGCCCGCAGGTCTTCAGTCCCGGAGACTACATCTGCAGGAAAGGCGACATCGGGAAGGAGATGTACATCATCAAAGAGGGGAAGCTGGCCGTGGTGGGAGATGACGGGGTGACGCAGTACGCCGTGCTCATCGCTGGCAGCTGCTTTGGAGAAATCAGCATTTTGAATATTAAAGGAAGCAAAATGGGCAACCGTCGGACCGCCAACATCCGCAGTCTGGGATACTCTGATCTGTTCTGCCTGTCAAAGGATGACTTGATGGAAGCCGTGACGGAGTATCCGGACGCGAGGACGGTTCTGGAGGAGCGGGGCCGCGAGATCCTGATCAAGGAGGGGATGCTGGAGCACAACGCCGAGAGCGGCGGCCTGCAGAGGGAAGACACGGAAGAGAAGGTGGAGAGGCTGGAGTCTTCCCTCGACTGCCTCCAGACTCGCTTTTCGCGGCTTCTCTGTGAGTACACGCACACTCAGCAGAGGCTGAAGCAACGCATCACGCTGCTGGAGCGGCAGATGAATCAAGCGGACTGCGGAGCGGACGCGAGTCGTGACGTCTTCGCGGATTTGGAGGCAACGGACAATGACGCTCAAGATCGGACCTCCATCCGCGCAGATGATGCTCCTCTTGGGAATTCTTTGGTGTCTTGA
- the chmp1b gene encoding charged multivesicular body protein 1b: MDKHLFNLKFAAKELQRNSKKCDKEEKLEKSKVKKAIQKGNMDVARIHAENAIRQKNQSVTYLRMGARVEAVAARVQTAVTMNQVTKSMAGVVKGMDMTLKSMNLEKISALMDKFERQFETLDVQTMQMEDTMSSTTTMTTPQTQVDSLLHEMADEAGLDLNLELPAGQAGSVGTSVASAEQDELSQRLAKLREQM, from the exons AGCATCTTTTCAACTTAAAGTTCGCCGCCAAAGAACTCCAAAGGAACTCCAAGAAATGCGACAAAGAAGAGAAATTGGAGAAGTCGAAAGTCAAGAAA GCCATCCAGAAAGGAAACATGGACGTGGCTAGGATCCATGCAGAGAACGCCATCAGACAGAAGAATCAGTCTGTGACATACTTGCGGATGGGCGCTCGGGTGGAGGCGGTGGCCGCAAGGGTCCAGACTGCTGTCACAATGAACCAG GTCACAAAGTCTATGGCTGGAGTGGTGAAAGGCATGGACATGACTCTGAAGTCCATGAATCTGGAAAag ATTTCAGCTCTCATGGACAAGTTTGAGCGCCAGTTTGAGACGCTGGATGTTCAGACAATGCAGATGGAAGACACGATGAGTAGCACCACAACAATGACCACGCCGCAG ACCCAAGTGGATTCATTGCTACACGAGATGGCAGATGAAGCAGG ATTGGACCTGAACCTGGAGCTCCCTGCGGGACAGGCGGGATCGGTGGGCACCAGCGTGGCTTCAGCAGAACAG GACGAGCTGTCTCAAAGGCTGGCCAAACTCCGAGAACAAATGTAA